In Drosophila simulans strain w501 chromosome 3R, Prin_Dsim_3.1, whole genome shotgun sequence, a single window of DNA contains:
- the LOC6728428 gene encoding probable citrate synthase, mitochondrial, whose translation MQKTNNYKSFKIFFKSVPSRSYPDCKNGKGKGIKAKLAKKIPIEREKFLGIKCLHGQKIIGQISVNSVIGGMRGLPLLFCETSSLDKNKGIYYRGKLLKDVCAKLPRVQEGTQEGTPEGCFFLLTTGLMPTKKEAQEVTKEWLKRGSVPRYCLRMIDSMDKRVHPMAQLCAASACLNPQSQFVEAYTKGARRADYWKYAYEDSMNLIAMLPTVAASIYANVFKDGEGSREVNHKEDWSGNFCRMLGLPEKDFVDLMRLYMILHADHESGNVSAHACHLVGTALSDPFLSFSASMCGLAGPLHGLANQEVLVWLTKLRKAIGDDPSDEELKKFIDDTLKGGQVIPGYGHAVLRDTDPRFVLQNEFAMKHCKDDPGVKLVTRLWKIIPEVLKKLNKVANPYPNVDAHSGVLLQHYCLKELKFYTVLFGVSRALGVLSQLIWSRALGAPIERPKSFSSTEICRFINEADKKAGKKNNKKKC comes from the exons ATGCAAAAAACCAATAACTACAAAAGCTTCAAAATCTTCTTCAAg AGCGTTCCAAGTCGTTCATATCCCGATTGCAAAAATGGTAAAGGCAAAGGCATAAAGGCCAAGTTGGCAAAGAAAATTCCTATAGAACGTGAAAAGTTTTTGGGTATAAAGTGTCTGCACGGCCAGAAAATAATTGGCCAGATCAGTGTTAATAGCGTGATAGGAGGAATGCGAGGACtgccgcttttgttttgcgAGACATCGAG CTTGGACAAAAACAAGGGTATTTATTACCGTGGAAAACTGCTTAAGGATGTGTGTGCCAAACTGCCACGAGTGCAAGAGGGCACACAAGAGGGCACTCCCGAGGGATGTTTCTTCCTGCTGACCACCGGATTGATGCCCACAAAGAAGGAGGCGCAGGAAGTGACCAAGGAGTGGCTGAAGCGGGGCTCAGTTCCGCGCTACTGCCTCCGGATGATTGACTCCATGGACAAGCGGGTGCATCCGATGGCCCAGTTGTGCGCCGCCAGTGCCTGTCTCAATCCGCAGAGCCAGTTCGTCGAGGCTTACACCAAAGGGGCCCGGCGTGCAGACTACTGGAAATACGCCTACGAGGATTCAATGAACCTCATCGCCATGCTGCCCACCGTAGCGGCTTCCATCTATGCTAACGTGTTTAAGGATGGCGAAGGTTCACGGGAGGTCAACCATAAGGAGGACTGGTCCGGCAACTTCTGTCGCATGCTTGGACTGCCCGAAAAGGATTTCGTTGATCTTATGCGGCTCTATATGATCCTGCATGCAGATCATGAGAGCGGCAATGTTTCCGCCCATGCTTGCCACCTAGTCGGAACGGCGCTCAGCGATCCCTTCCTGTCTTTCTCGGCCAGCATGTGCGGCCTGGCTGGGCCACTTCATGGTTTGGCCAATCAGGAAGTGCTGGTTTGGCTGACAAAGCTTAGGAAGGCTATTGGCGATGACCCCTCGGATGAAGAGCTGAAGAAGTTCATCGATGATACGTTGAAAGGGGGGCAG GTCATTCCCGGCTATGGACACGCCGTCCTTCGAGACACCGATCCCAGGTTCGTCCTCCAGAACGAGTTCGCCATGAAGCACTGCAAGGATGATCCGGGCGTAAAGCTGGTGACCCGTCTGTGGAAGATCATACCAGAGGTGCTCAAGAAGCTCAACAAAGTGGCGAATCCTTATCCAAACGTCGATGCCCATTCGGGCGTCCTGCTGCAACACTACTGCCTGAAGGAGCTAAAGTTCTACACAGTTCTTTTCGGAGTTTCTCGGGCGCTGGGAGTTCTGTCCCAGCTGATTTGGTCCAGGGCTTTGGGAGCCCCAATTGAAAGACCAAAGTCATTTTCCTCCACCGAGATCTGCAGATTCATCAATGAAGCGGACAAAAAGGCAGGAAAAAAGAACAATAAGAAAAAGTGCTAA
- the LOC6728429 gene encoding ubiquitin-conjugating enzyme E2 4, which produces MAEQLLVNTTLPMAGRRLDRDVNRLMASGYRTTVDDDMTNLNVCLEGPLGSAYEGGIWTVNVTMPQDYPLTAPRVRFVTKILHPNIEFITGLVCMNVLKQAWSSSYDLVNIFETFLPQLLRHPNPHDSLNHQAAAIMKHSEKLFREHVILCMKTYAMPVNLPTRKLVEEGLEKRSSDLSLSDLLTDSDDDDVGNRNNAHIALPGSS; this is translated from the coding sequence ATGGCCGAGCAATTGCTGGTGAACACGACGTTGCCGATGGCGGGGCGCCGCCTGGACCGGGATGTTAACCGGCTGATGGCGTCGGGCTACCGCACCACCGTGGACGACGACATGACCAACCTGAATGTTTGCCTCGAGGGGCCACTGGGCAGTGCCTACGAGGGTGGCATTTGGACGGTAAATGTGACCATGCCGCAGGACTATCCGCTGACGGCGCCGCGCGTTCGCTTTGTCACCAAGATCCTGCACCCAAACATCGAATTCATCACGGGCCTGGTCTGCATGAATGTCCTTAAGCAGGCTTGGTCATCCAGCTATGACCTGGTTAACATATTCGAAACGTTTCTGCCACAGCTGCTGCGTCACCCGAATCCTCACGACTCACTGAATCACCAGGCCGCCGCCATCATGAAACACTCGGAGAAACTCTTCCGCGAGCACGTTATCCTTTGCATGAAGACGTACGCCATGCCCGTCAACCTTCCGACGCGAAAACTGGTGGAGGAGGGCCTCGAGAAACGCTCCTCGGATCTCAGTCTATCCGACCTGCTGACGGACTCGGATGATGACGATGTTGGAAACAGGAACAACGCTCACATTGCCCTGCCAGGATCAAGCTAG
- the LOC6728430 gene encoding band 7 protein AGAP004871 isoform X2, whose protein sequence is MRTDVTNVRPQDVLTKDSVTITVNAVVYYSIYSPIDSIIQVDDAKQATQLLSQVTLRNIVGSKTLNVLLTSRQQLSREIQQAVAGITYRWGVRVERVDVMDITLPTSLERSLASEAEAVREARAKIILAEGELKASKALKEASDVMSENKITLQLRHLQILSSIASERRVRIIYPIPLEMMEPFMSGKEGRKKGGGGGGGKETKKEDVAGGSQETRKEGGGSDGFSGGSGGGLLSKFIFSGKDEKNQTTRAGDKSSDPNEPCSSKSVMKGAGEAIALNQETKEGREVRIDVENRRPTYVAYEMECVKQSPAKFPDDVDTAETNQKRTAPRRPGGLAFMDLQSYRDFLRTRW, encoded by the exons ATGCGAACCGACGTGACCAATGTTCGCCCGCAGGATGTGCTTACAAAGGATTCGGTTACGATTACCGTAAATGCCGTTGTGTACTACAGCATCTATAGTCCCATTGACTCCATTATCCAAGTGGACGATGCAAAACAGGCCACCCAGCTCTTATCCCAGGTCACGCTGCGTAATATCGTGGGATCGAAGACGCTTAATGTCCTCTTGACCTCCAGGCAGCAACTCTCCAGGGAAATTCAGCAGGCAGTAGCGGGAATCACATATCGCTGGGGAGTTCGCGTTGAGCGGGTGGATGT AATGGATATCACATTACCAACTAGTCTTGAAAGATCCTTGGCCAGCGAGGCCGAGGCTGTGAGGGAAGCTCGTGCCAAGATAATTCTGGCCGAAGGTGAGCTAAAGGCTTCCAAGGCGCTGAAGGAGGCCTCCGATGTGATGTCGGAGAACAAGATTACACTACAG CTGAGGCATCTGCAGATCCTTTCATCGATCGCCTCGGAGCGAAGAGTAAGGATAATTTATCCTATTCCTCTGGAGATGATGGAACCCTTTATGTCTGGCAAAGAGGGGCGAAAAAAaggtggtggaggtggtggtggcaaaGAAACTAAGAAGGAAGATGTTGCCGGAGGTAGCCAGGAAACCCGAAAGGAAGGTGGTGGTTCTGATGGTTTCAGTGGCGGAAGTGGTGGAGGACTTTTgtccaaatttattttttctggtAAGGACGAGAAGAACCAAACTACAAGAGCAGGTGACAAATCAAGTGACCCAAATGAACCCTGTTCCTCCAAGAGTGTTATGAAAGGTGCTGGTGAAGCCATAGCATTAAATCAAGAAACCAAAGAAGGCCGAGAAGTTAGAATAGATGTGGAAAATCGGAGACCTACAT ATGTCGCCTACGAAATGGAGTGTGTTAAACAAAGTCCTGCGA agttTCCCGATGACGTTGACACTGCCGAGACGAATCAGAAGCGCACTGCTCCACGTCGACCAG GAGGCCTGGCGTTTATGGACCTGCAATCTTATCGGGACTTCCTGCGAACTCGTTGGTAA
- the LOC6728430 gene encoding band 7 protein AGAP004871 isoform X1: MKHHTHKKRNLFLLKFIIKIGVMNDQNERKDAASNSEMSKHDQKIPPKEFKRPSADGGPRPPPSRYIQTSEDNKDTTFEKVATGICWFLVIITFPFSIFCCLTIVPEYSRMIILRLGRLRKGLRGPGLVFILPCIDDTHRVDMRTDVTNVRPQDVLTKDSVTITVNAVVYYSIYSPIDSIIQVDDAKQATQLLSQVTLRNIVGSKTLNVLLTSRQQLSREIQQAVAGITYRWGVRVERVDVMDITLPTSLERSLASEAEAVREARAKIILAEGELKASKALKEASDVMSENKITLQLRHLQILSSIASERRVRIIYPIPLEMMEPFMSGKEGRKKGGGGGGGKETKKEDVAGGSQETRKEGGGSDGFSGGSGGGLLSKFIFSGKDEKNQTTRAGDKSSDPNEPCSSKSVMKGAGEAIALNQETKEGREVRIDVENRRPTYVAYEMECVKQSPAKFPDDVDTAETNQKRTAPRRPGGLAFMDLQSYRDFLRTRW, encoded by the exons ATGAAACATCATACACACAAGAAacgtaatttatttttactgaAATTTATTATCAAAATTGGCGTTATGAACGATCAAAACGAAAGGAAAGATGCGGCATCTAATTCAGAGATGAGTAAACATGACCAAAAGATACCCCCCAAGGAATTCAAACGACCTTCAGCTGATGGTGGACCTAGGCCACCACCGAGTCGATATATTCAAACCT CTGAGGACAATAAGGATACCACGTTCGAGAAGGTTGCAACCGGAATTTGCTGGTTCCTTGTGATCATAACCTTCCCCTTTTCCATATTTTGTTGTCTAACCATAGTTCCCGAGTACTCTCGAATGATTATCCTACGCCTAGGTCGTCTTAG GAAAGGTCTTCGAGGCCCAGGATTGGTCTTTATCCTGCCGTGCATCGATGATACTCACAGAGTAGATATGCGAACCGACGTGACCAATGTTCGCCCGCAGGATGTGCTTACAAAGGATTCGGTTACGATTACCGTAAATGCCGTTGTGTACTACAGCATCTATAGTCCCATTGACTCCATTATCCAAGTGGACGATGCAAAACAGGCCACCCAGCTCTTATCCCAGGTCACGCTGCGTAATATCGTGGGATCGAAGACGCTTAATGTCCTCTTGACCTCCAGGCAGCAACTCTCCAGGGAAATTCAGCAGGCAGTAGCGGGAATCACATATCGCTGGGGAGTTCGCGTTGAGCGGGTGGATGT AATGGATATCACATTACCAACTAGTCTTGAAAGATCCTTGGCCAGCGAGGCCGAGGCTGTGAGGGAAGCTCGTGCCAAGATAATTCTGGCCGAAGGTGAGCTAAAGGCTTCCAAGGCGCTGAAGGAGGCCTCCGATGTGATGTCGGAGAACAAGATTACACTACAG CTGAGGCATCTGCAGATCCTTTCATCGATCGCCTCGGAGCGAAGAGTAAGGATAATTTATCCTATTCCTCTGGAGATGATGGAACCCTTTATGTCTGGCAAAGAGGGGCGAAAAAAaggtggtggaggtggtggtggcaaaGAAACTAAGAAGGAAGATGTTGCCGGAGGTAGCCAGGAAACCCGAAAGGAAGGTGGTGGTTCTGATGGTTTCAGTGGCGGAAGTGGTGGAGGACTTTTgtccaaatttattttttctggtAAGGACGAGAAGAACCAAACTACAAGAGCAGGTGACAAATCAAGTGACCCAAATGAACCCTGTTCCTCCAAGAGTGTTATGAAAGGTGCTGGTGAAGCCATAGCATTAAATCAAGAAACCAAAGAAGGCCGAGAAGTTAGAATAGATGTGGAAAATCGGAGACCTACAT ATGTCGCCTACGAAATGGAGTGTGTTAAACAAAGTCCTGCGA agttTCCCGATGACGTTGACACTGCCGAGACGAATCAGAAGCGCACTGCTCCACGTCGACCAG GAGGCCTGGCGTTTATGGACCTGCAATCTTATCGGGACTTCCTGCGAACTCGTTGGTAA
- the LOC6728431 gene encoding uncharacterized protein LOC6728431 — MLDKPAPVGASWYTNLSDFQVQAVEALAFSIRDDHAEGTVYRTQFCLSRLGVTPMVKTRMLRKLIGICRGSDLAFLYFLMEACYKGTGSAYSERILMSAITFLDLEMTMRELDKILPPGVERLNKKESIAPPVDYRSMSLPTPLSTRRESDFRKVRSPYFTSLPKPKLPKGGEKFTAKRPCHVVSFPFWPAGERPNYRVNEENRWFATYRFQPVKRMLFKMVGDIMADYWTKIDGTQPAESETMPMCEFHKEALRQEQLLKDAAVVKAHKQCLALVDITSRQDALLKKRIVAQLERDIEEVTLRWKRLRERHHTDVMLLEDHDQMCSVGKVPTAVQDIKIKYLSQEADIGRLSAKPTLGIHVITGRGNVSLLSKVRVSDPDDDIPCPTVPVEQKLAKCPPPLLGHLKRPRKVSITKSKFGDDKQSSCKKSSKPGRFFEAPRQHSPFVFKYHEVAPQDQNPDPKDVMRAQAIRSLKDQSCPSSEDNYNGRINPRDQVVAAIIECAQNMWFGSLEAHQRRLTSGQSERPTTIEEPTKNEPEEICKTNEALDWTKTIKKFDPNNQHLMERLLRDGFSVLRRDPRCVFAAFPNSHKSFVMLEWIKRRYGKTYCHEEIVDTIEKGLATFMHVESQLNEAPSAKREGFSAKDTFDDIKRLEALCKKLKTEYRMPLNDKILTLTRICWSALSPHLARSSSMLKTFFAYLPVRYADMLK, encoded by the coding sequence TGGTACACCAATCTGTCCGACTTCCAGGTGCAGGCCGTCGAGGCACTGGCCTTCTCGATCCGCGATGACCACGCTGAGGGTACTGTGTACCGCACCCAGTTCTGTCTCAGTCGCTTGGGAGTCACGCCCATGGTGAAGACACGGATGTTGCGCAAGCTAATTGGGATTTGTCGCGGCAGCGACTTGGCATTCCTTTACTTTCTGATGGAGGCGTGCTACAAGGGCACAGGGTCTGCGTATAGTGAACGGATCCTGATGTCCGCCATCACTTTCTTGGATCTGGAGATGACCATGAGGGAACTGGACAAAATTCTGCCGCCGGGAGTGGAACGGCTGAATAAGAAGGAGTCGATAGCTCCGCCAGTGGATTATCGTTCCATGTCGTTGCCAACACCTTTATCGACCAGACGGGAATCGGATTTTCGAAAGGTCCGCTCGCCCTATTTTACCTCGTTGCCCAAACCAAAGCTACCCAAGGGTGGCGAGAAGTTCACTGCCAAGAGACCCTGCCACGTGGTCTCCTTTCCATTCTGGCCCGCCGGCGAGAGGCCCAACTACAGGGTGAACGAGGAGAACCGCTGGTTCGCCACTTATAGGTTCCAGCCGGTGAAGCGGATGCTCTTCAAGATGGTGGGCGACATCATGGCCGACTACTGGACAAAGATAGATGGTACTCAGCCGGCGGAGAGCGAGACGATGCCCATGTGCGAGTTCCACAAGGAGGCACtgcggcaggagcagctgctgaagGATGCAGCTGTGGTCAAGGCCCACAAACAGTGTTTGGCTCTCGTGGATATCACTTCACGCCAGGATGCCCTCCTTAAAAAGCGTATTGTGGCCCAGTTGGAAAGGGACATTGAGGAGGTCACGCTGCGTTGGAAACGACTTCGTGAGCGCCACCACACGGATGTCATGTTGTTGGAGGATCACGATCAGATGTGTTCGGTGGGCAAAGTGCCTACGGCTGTGCAGGATATCAAGATAAAGTACCTATCCCAGGAAGCGGACATCGGGCGTCTGAGTGCCAAGCCCACCTTGGGTATCCATGTGATCACCGGCAGGGGTAACGTGAGTCTGCTAAGTAAAGTGCGGGTCTCGGATCCCGATGATGACATCCCATGCCCCACGGTACCCGTGGAGCAAAAGCTGGCCAAATGTCCACCCCCCTTACTAGGTCACCTCAAACGTCCGCGGAAGGTGTCCATCACGAAATCCAAATTCGGCGACGATAAGCAATCTTCCTGCAAGAAATCTTCGAAGCCAGGACGCTTTTTCGAGGCTCCTCGCCAGCACAGCCCCTTCGTGTTCAAATACCATGAGGTTGCACCGCAGGATCAGAATCCAGATCCCAAGGATGTGATGCGTGCCCAGGCCATCCGCTCCTTAAAGGATCAAAGTTGCCCCTCAAGCGAGGATAACTACAACGGACGTATCAATCCCCGAGACCAGGTGGTGGCGGCCATCATTGAGTGCGCCCAAAATATGTGGTTCGGCTCCCTGGAGGCTCATCAACGGCGCCTGACATCTGGCCAATCCGAGAGACCAACGACTATTGAAGAGCCAACCAAGAATGAGCCGGAAGAAATCTGCAAAACAAATGAAGCCCTAGATTGGACAAAGACAATCAAGAAGTTCGACCCCAACAACCAACACTTAATGGAGCGCCTGCTGCGGGATGGATTTTCCGTACTGAGACGGGATCCACGCTGCGTGTTCGCCGCTTTTCCCAACTCGCACAAATCCTTTGTGATGCTCGAGTGGATTAAGCGTCGATATGGGAAGACCTACTGCCACGAAGAGATTGTCGATACGATTGAAAAGGGACTGGCCACCTTTATGCATGTTGAGAGCCAGCTAAACGAAGCACCCAGCGCCAAGCGCGAAGGATTCTCGGCAAAGGACACATTCGACGACATTAAGCGTCTGGAGGCGCTGTGCAAGAAGTTAAAAACCGAATACCGAATGCCGCTCAACGATAAGATCCTGACCCTGACAAGGATCTGCTGGAGTGCCCTGAGTCCCCACTTGGCCAGAAGCTCATCCATGCTCAAAACCTTCTTCGCCTATCTGCCAGTTCGATACGCAGACATGCTTAAATAG